Proteins encoded by one window of Catharus ustulatus isolate bCatUst1 chromosome Z, bCatUst1.pri.v2, whole genome shotgun sequence:
- the TMEM215 gene encoding transmembrane protein 215, which produces MARTLRPDDINPRTGLVVALVSVFLVFGFMFTVSGIKGETLGDIPLLAIGPAICLPGIAAIALTRKTDGCTKCPENMRPCCKEVRDRDVVELLRTPSDLESGKGSCDELARKAYRKDRRGLRGEDTVFICTSGTTAPTTAECKSLTQKVEQEQMLKYLESCYPEMPENVFVRDASTYSALEKKSSSPSRDSTPCPDIEDNIFVAPKDSIIVCSYKDNSPYDRYCCYINPTGATLDQETIV; this is translated from the coding sequence GTGTTCGGCTTCATGTTCACCGTGTCCGGCATCAAGGGAGAGACGCTAGGGGACATTCCGCTGCTGGCCATCGGGCCGGCCATCTGCCTGCCGGGCATCGCCGCCATCGCCCTCACCAGAAAGACCGACGGCTGCACCAAATGTCCCGAGAACATGCGTCCGTGCTGTAAGGAAGTCAGAGACCGGGATGTCGTGGAGCTGCTAAGGACCCCCTCGGACCTGGAGTCTGGCAAGGGAAGTTGTGACGAGCTGGCCCGGAAAGCTTACCGCAAGGACAGGAGAGGGCTGAGGGGAGAGGACACCGTGTTCATCTGCACCTCCGGCACCACCGCCCCTACCACGGCAGAGTGCAAGAGCCTCACCCAAAaggtggagcaggagcagatgcTGAAATACCTGGAGAGCTGTTACCCAGAGATGCCAGAGAATGTGTTCGTGCGAGATGCCTCCACATACAGTGCCTTGGAGAAGAAGAGCTCttctcccagcagggacagcactcCTTGCCCTGACATTGAAGACAACATTTTTGTGGCTCCTAAAGACAGTATCATTGTCTGCTCTTACAAGGATAACAGCCCTTATGACAGGTACTGTTGTTACATAAACCCCACTGGAGCCACCTTAGACCAGGAGACAATTGTGTGA